In the genome of Odontesthes bonariensis isolate fOdoBon6 chromosome 20, fOdoBon6.hap1, whole genome shotgun sequence, the window GCTGTATTTGCATTGACTGGTTCAGCCTAACTGAAGGTGACTCATATGGTCAGAACATCTGTCTGGTGTCACATGAGCAAAACACCAAAGGACATCAGGACTTCTAGGAATTAGGTCCGACTTCTGAGAGACTCGGTCTTGCATAATTACAGTAAGTAACTTTAAAATAGACAGCATTTCTCTGTTCAATTTTTCATTCCATTACTTTCAGTTCCATTTGCTCAGCATCTCATAGGATCAGCACTGGCCAAGAAGTTTGCACCTGAACTGACTTGAATCCATGTCTCTCACAGTTTTACATGGTCTCGTACACCAAGAATAAACTATAGACTAATCATtgttccaggggtggcacatgagcgccacatcaagcccatagacacgacgctgaagttggcatccgattcgcaaattaaatggatgggcataaagggccatttcactgcatttttttgcattttgatcgccctaaactagatcctgtatggaaactacaatagttacactgctcaaatctggatggaattattctaaagaggctatagattcattaaaaccttgtttgggatttgtgaaacctttttctgatttgtgaaaatgcagaacagggtcattttactgcattttttggcattttgatcgccctaaactaggtcctgtatggaaactacaatagttacactgctcaaatctggatagaattattctaaagagggtacagagactttaaaacatattttatgatttgttaaaactttatttggtcattgaaaattcaaaaaggtgaaatcatcttgctgtaaaagtgggggtgtcgaaacacccccatcccccacaggTGCAACGCCCATGCATTGTTCGTACTGAACTTTACATGCTATGCAGCAAGTCTTTGTTGTCCTACAGCTGGTGAGTTCTTTCCCCTCCTCACAGCATCAGTGAGGTGGTAGCCAGTTGGAAATTGTCTCTTTCCTTTTGTCCTTGAGGACAAAGATAACTTCTGTGATTTAAATTGACAGCTTTGGAGGTATACATTGTATATCTGATCTCTGTCGTGTGTTTAAAAGACATCCAAGGACTCAGAGCTCCATCGGATGACATTTTACATTCTTTCTTTGTCGGATTATTTTcaacttttactttttatttattgttactgttatttTCATCAGTATTGTAAATGAGGTTGCGGTTGGATTGTAGCCAATTGCAACCTTTCCCATCCGAGTCCAAACAGCTCATCTGCTCACTGGGGTCTGCATGTTGTCTCTGTGCTTACTGACCAGCCCGTTTTATTGCGTCGATTTGCTTTTTGCTTCACTGCCGCATTTTCTCAACTCAAAAAGAAATTTTCTGTTCTTGTAGCTCGGTGGTCCTACAGAGCTCACCAGCTGGCAGGTACATTTTTTAAAGACAGCGAGGGGGATTTCCAAAACAGATTAGAGAGTATAAACAGCAGTTCATGCTGTGATAAGGTCAGGCAGTGACTACAGTGGCATAGCATTATCACAGCCTTCACACAAAATGAGGAAAAATACACGCTTACAAGCTGGTGTTCTTATAATAAGAAGAAATCCTCTTTGAGAAGAAAATGACTTCCACTGATGGTGTGGAATGTGTTCTTCTTTTACTGTAGTTGTGTTGTGTCTAAAATCCTAAATCTAAAATCCATTTGAATATAAACTGAGCAGTTATAACAATATGATCATCAGCCTAATGCTAAGGAGGTCCTCATTTTGCCGCCAAAACAATCCTAATATGATGCGGCAGGGACTCCACCAGACTCCTGAAGGTCCAAGACATCAGTCGCTGGGCCTAAGAAAACATATATACATTTCTTAACCGAGTTGgtgaaattattattatttcaccTGCATTGGACTGACAGACCAGGGACGAATTGTAACAGggaagctaagctaacagctactcagaGCGGGACCACTGAGGAGCATATTTCACCATGTAAAACAACTTAAACCTCCAAAATTTTATGTCAGTTCAATTAAATATTATATTGTGTCCCTTTTGCATCAGGCCACtgtttgcatttttaaaaatttgtCTTAATCAACGTAAATTCGTGTTGCTACGGATGTTGGGCAGCCATTGTCCTGACATGGATCAATTCCTAATCTACGAACAGtcagtgaaaacaaaagaaaacaacacgTGGTGAAAAAAATCCCCATATATGGGGATAAAGGTTTTAGTTTGAGTTGCTTTAAAGTTTTATCTTCCGTGAGATTTTAAGTCCTGTAAGCTTCGGTGTTGGGCATTGGTGGGTCGAACTCATTTGTCCAGCACGTTTCAAAGATGCCAAATTGGATTAATATGGGAAATTTGGAAGTCAAGTAATGTCATGATCCTCAACACATTCTTCAGGGGACACTATTTCATATAttgtaaaagagaaaaaacctTCTTCCGTTGCTAGCTTTGATGCTTATGTGCACATTTTTGTACCTTCATCGGTGGACACTGGTCAGCATGTACACTCCAATCAATCTGTGGCCCCTTACACAACAAACTGTAATACACTACATGTTCCGACACCTTTATATCTGAACTGCCATTCCCTTTTTCAGCAACTTGAGCTACGGTAGCTCTTTTATTGGCTCAGATAACAGGGGCTAAGATTATGTCACCAGATTTTACTGTTTTCGTTCCTTGGATCACTTTTCGTCAGCTCTGACGACCGCTGACAGGGAAACTCTCTCGCTGTTATAACCCAGCTGTCCAGCCATCAAAATTTGGCCCTCTTTAAAGTCACTCCAATCTACACGCTTGTCCACTTTTTTCTGCCTCCAACAGAAATGCCCGATATGTCCGTCCCACTGCCAGGTGCCACTGCAACAAGAAAATCGATATTTTTCATTTCCCCCTGTCTGCGGTGATAACGTTAGAGTAGACTACAACAACCacctctactttcccagtctctcgtttattgcggataaaccaaaaggattatttaccactttgcctggatatggatatggactgagtggagttatggctttcaaaatcctaccacaataaaactcattttattcatttagagctcataaactgcacatttcatcaaccatttttcacttgaccaagggaatcatgttaagggtacttttatttatcgccagacccgcgtgtatgtccgctgaactttctgagaatgttcggggaacaaggcggagcccattcatctggcgagtgtcaagttaaaggtggggtctgtgatgttttctggagcattttttatcatattttctgaaaacctcctcacaacccaattgcacccactaaaatagaatgtttggacaaaaaaattaatattttagtccattgtagagggtgtagcaagaggaaatgtctgaccaatagaagtactgatgagagttacttctattggattctgacatcccaatcaaccgtcagcccacCCTcacccctgcgcgttcacagactcgtgactcgttcatgtgttttgaaggcgtggtttcgaggggtgggctgaagggagaagcaaggttgtgtattttcaaaaatatagcttgcaggaaccgtttttccaagatctcataccccacatttaaatcagtctaaacgaaagttacaggctaccccaaaacgtcacgtttataacccattcgttacattcaactctatctaaatggcaatttcacacgttgccatgtctatactggcttattttaaacaaaataaggttaaaccagagccgcattacactggctgtcattcagctgaccggggatgattctcaaatcaattcagcctgattggcgtgcgtgcctgaaacatttggacatatttgcagACTAATGcgaatattccttttttttttttgggcccccCCCCCATtactgggcccgggacaaaatacccgtttgtccccccctatcggcgggccTGGCTGTATGAGCGAAGTTCGGTTTTCCTGCTGGGTTCACTTTTGCTCCGATTTTCATACAAAAAACATCCGcattttgttcatttgtccAGTTTTATTTAACATGAAATCAGGCTATAGAGTTAACTGCATTACACTCgtcgttgaacagagcatcagTGTTGTcagacataataataataagccaAGTTAACCATTGATAATAGCTACCAAAGTGTAAGTGTTAGATGTGTTGAGTGCAACGTACAgaggaataaaagatctaccaCAGGCTGACGGAGAAAGAAGCCATCAGCGGAGGTGAAGGTCCATATTGACTCCCCAGCGTCAGAGTCCAAATCAAACCTCATCGCTCTTCTTTTGAATGCCACACACCCATGAACATGAGGAAACAAACCTACTCACAGGCTATCAAACAGTTTCTAAAAGTGCTTCCTGGAGCACAGTCCAAACAGAGACGTGAGATATATCCCGGTGTGTGGCCGAGGAGGACTCGGGGGTTAATTGGGCGCTCCTGGGCCCTCTTCAGCTTCAGTTCACGGAGCGCTTTCATGGGGCCCGTTCTCCAGCATCAACAAACACTCAGCTAAGACAGCAGACGACCTCTTTCGCAACCTCTGCGCTAAAGTCCAGACAAAATAAATGCGCCTGCCATTACAGGTCACCGTTGACACTTCTACTGTACTTTGTTCATACTCGTCTATTCTCTCGGTCATCTCGAGAGGTATTAAGTAACTATAAGCTTCTgaggaaatacagaaaaaaaacagccctTCAGTGCCTCCAAACATGCAGATAGGAATGTCGTGACAGTTAACAGCTTCACTGCTATTTAACCAGTGGCATCAGAGAACAAAACGTTtgacttaatccaatttagctTCATTTCCTGATTATGTCTAATAGcaacataaataaaatataaataacgcTGGCTCCAGGCCAGATTCGGTAACTGGATTTCCAAGTGTGAGCATTAAAACTTCTAACTTTTGATGAACAACAAAATGAACAACCGTtacagaaagagaagaaaaaaagattgaaaGTGCTGTTCACCTCCATCTGCACTGCATAGCATACTGTAAGGTTCCAGCCACAGGGTCTGCTGCGACGCAGTTAAAGTTCAGCTCTACAGTATTTACAAGGCATTTTACACGCACAATCACCTAAAATGTTACAacatatgccccccccccccccggctttGTCTCGCCGAAAATCATATAAAACTGACTTTAGATTTTGTACACCTCTAAGCAGTTATCGTGTTATGGCCAACGGCAAACGTGACAAAAATGCTCTATGGAGGTTAAGACGAATGCTAGGAATAGTGATGCAACTACTCTCCGAGCTCTGGAGTGTCAGCAGTGGATGCTGGTGCGTCTCGCATCGGGGAGTGTGTGCCCGAAGTCTGGTTAAGAAGAGATGGTGCGTGTGACTGTTGTGAGTGCGCAGAGGCACCTTGACACAAATCTAAATGTCGAGAAATAGAGAAATGTGAAGTCAGTGGCAGCTCCAACCGACTGTCTGGGTTTGGAATGACTTTGAgggtgatatgttcagagacttGGAGTCGTTTGATCTGCTGCAGCCCTTTTCTCTCCAtccatctttctgttttctgtatTGCTttgtctccctcctcctctgcaTGAACGTGACAGATGGAAATGCTCCGGCAGCAAAGTGAGCGGTGGATCCCACTGTTGCGGGGTGTTTTAAGTCTCCGGGTTGGGAGTTGCCAGTAGCGGCACGTTGTCCCTCCTCCTCCGGCCCAGCGGGGGGCGCCTGTACTGCTCTCCCTCTGCCAGCGTCTGGGGCAGCGGCTTCCTCTTGCTCTCTGGCAGCAGCAGGATGGAGAGCACGGCCAGCAGGGCCAGAGAGGAGTAGACCACGTGGTGCAGGAAGTAGCCGTAGTGGTTCCGCAGGTCCATGATGGGGGAGCTGAGGCGGCCCACACAGCCCAGAGCCAGCACGATGCCGACGCCACTGCCCCTGCAGACACACAACATCTCGCCATTAGCTGGCATGAGCAACGCTGTTCTGTGTTTACGATTGGACTTTTCAGGTTTAGTTATCCCATTGCTACAGATAAAACCTCTGCTTGtgttatcatccacagagtttCTCCACTGGGATGTTCATTCAGCCCTTTGCTTTTGTAAAACGTAAGCACAACGCAAATATGACACAATAAGCTTTTTAATGATCAGCTAAACCTTCTGGTTTTAGATGAAAATAGAAAGTCAACGTTTGTGGCCAAACTGTAAGAAACTGGCAGAAGGAAATCTGGATTTCATAAACCATCCCTGACACctaaacagaaaaagaagaggtcACAGTGGGATAAAGAGAAGCAGTCGTGGTCTgtggatgattggatgaaagTGATTGGTCCTTTGGTTTGGTGCTGGTCTAATGAAACCTATAAAGATGAGAAGTAAACAGTCATCGATGATACGGTGTTGGTGTCTGGTAAAAGACCAAGGATCATTACTTCCGTAGTAAATGCACAGCGGGACATTATAATTTTGGGAATATAGATAATAACTAAAGTTCTAGCATACTGTGTGTTCAGTTTAGggtgtatttacctcattttaaaacCTGGTGAGACCCAGAAATATATTTATTATGACCTGATAAAGTAAAACCTGGGAAGAGGGTGTAGATTTTTGGTCAGCCGGTTGTCTTATTGTTTTACTTATGTATCAAAAGTATTTCTTTCAATGAACAGTCTGACATTTTGAGGATTGGAGGATGGCAAGCTCAATAATGTGTCAGTCAGATCAGTGTAAAAATGGCCAAACTGATTTTAATGCTGTTCAAAGTCTAATTCTTCTTCAAGCGTGACTTACCGTTCACAGTTCCTCCCACAGTGCTGGAAGATGACCCCCAGTAAACTCACCACTTAACATTTTTCAGACTCTTTTGACAGTATCGTTCAAACACGTACACCGTGTTGCTTTTTAAACGGAGCGGTGCGGCGTTACCTGATGACGGTGGGCATGACCTCTGCAGTGAAGAGGATGGTGAGGGAGGCGGTGGCTTGAGAGGCGAAAAGACCCAAAACCGAGAAAACCGTGATGGCCGTCTCACTGAGATCTGATGGGGGGGGAGGAGGGACAAATGACAGAGCTCATGGATTTATCTTGATGAAGTGCagcctttcctttttttttcacggGATAAACAAAGACATTTGTTTACTGAATCCACCCGCAAACTTTTTAATTCTCTCCAACTTTACCTTAAGTTGCCTCAAGTTTTATTACTTCCTCCTCAGCCTTTCACTCATGAATTAAGCAGCACATTGCCTGACTCAGCCTCGACTTTGCTGTCTCTGCAGTGTCCTACATAAACTGATGTTTCCTTCATGGGCCACAAGGGGGCGACCAAGATTCAGGCAACCATAGATGTGAGTACCCACAACGATGTGGAGAAACAAAGACACATAGGTCGGATTTTTCTATGAGCAGAGGTTGTCAGTTAGCTTTTAGTCAACTTCACAATGCACGAGGCACAAGTCCAATATGACTCACTATGTAAATTAGCAATTTAATATGCCCCCATACCTGAAATTGGCATCAAATTAACAAACGTGTGCAGCCATTCCAGCTAGGATTTGGGGAAATAAAGAGTTTTAATCCCAACCAAAGCTTCATATAATAGTTTTGGAACAACAGGGGGTGATTTCAtggggagaagaagaaggactCTGAATAGCTTTCCCTATGTGAGAAACCACAGAAATTTCAAAAAGCACGCTTACACTCCATGAGTCCCAGGAGAATCAAAGAGGCCAGGCCCGTCATCGTCATGGACAAGAGCAGGATGCCACGGCGACCGAACCTGTCCACGGTCGtccacagcaacagccaagccccgccccctgcgCACACAGACAGCAGGTAGGTCCAGTAGAAGCTGGGGGCGGTGCCCCTGACGTCACCTCGGAAAGAGCTGTAACAGTGACTAATGCCGTGAGAAATGAATCTGAGGAGGGGCACAGGAACAAAGAGTGAGCGCTCGTGTGCTTCTAAACAGGTTTTAAACAGAGATCACAAGAATCTGCGAGCAAAGGTGAATGTCGGTGCACTTTAATGGTGAAACATGAGACTGCAGCAGAAAACCAGGACTGTTAATAAAGTGCAACGCAAACACAAAGAACAGACTTGAAACTGCAGTGGTGTTAAATCAATGTCAGACTGCGGGGATGACTTACGAGGTGAAGCCGAGCACACACATGTTCTTCcagatgttcctgctgtggAAGAGTTCGGGGTAGGACAGGTGGGGCCGTGAGGAGGAGGCCGGCTCTGACTCCAGCTCTacggggagaaaaaaaagccgACACGAGAGCATTTCTGCCTTTAAGTCCACCAACACAAAGGGGCACGGCCTGACCTCCTAATCCATCCGTCATAAAAGTTTAGATACTTATGTCAGAGATAATGAGAACAAGCGTGTAAACCAGATATAAGTCTGAACATAGGAAAGTATGCCAGTTCAGGCAAAAATGTTCCCATTTCTATAGTTTTACTACGACCTGGAGTTTAATGATAAAACCAATGTGGACAAAACACAATGATTCATGGAAAGTTCTACATCCTCAAGAGGTGGACTGTTGGTGGGAGTATATAAGCACACCCTGGAaacatatttacatgtaaacaGCAGCAGAGCCCAGTTCGAATCCAGCTCGGGTTATCTTCTACAACACCAGCATTTATTATGCCCCGTTGTTACAACCGTGTTGTTTCACGGTTCCTACATGAAGCACACGGTTCATGTAGGAACCGTGTGCTTCTCATAAATCCTGATCTATAACTGAGCTTCACTGATTGTTCTTAAAATGCACTGCAATTGAAGCATTCATTATCTACACCATCCATTAAACATTCAACATCATTTGAGGGGCTCTTGGTTTGAGGACAGAAAGAGCTCTTCTCTTTAACGCACCTGTGAAGCTCTCGTCGTCTCTTACATCTCTGTTGGAGTTTCTTCTCTCGCTGAACGCGCTCATGTCTGCAGATCGCTCCGACAGGAGGAGCCACCGAGGGGACTCTGGAAATACACCAGGAACGCTGCAGGAGGGGAAATTCCAAATATAAAGGCCGGATCACTCACCTTTTGATCTCAGGTTACCTTTACCCACAATCACTAAGAAGCTCGAGGATTTTCACTGCCTTAGCCCAGATTTGCTTCTTCAGCATGGAAAATAAAGTATGCAGGTCACAAAGTAGCAAAACTCTTTAATCCTTCCTTATTAAACGCTGCGACTCATTGCCAGTAATCTTTCTGTAATCTCTTTTAATTTGGTTTTGAAACAGCAACGGAGGCTTGATGTGCTGCGGTGACATTAAACAAAGCAGCCTGAACGTGTTCCCACGTGAGCAAAGAAGCTCAGCGTGATGAGCGGAGTGGATCGATACAGCCCAACAAAGCATTCAGCGAGCCAGTTggcacttaaaaaaacaaacagattccTTCTTTTCTGAGAGATACCTGGAAAAAAATTAGAAGCAAACAGACATATTACATATACAGCCacacataaagaaaaaacatgtaCCCATAGCTGAGAAACAGCGTTAAAGGGGCAGCCCCGGCTCCCAGCAGGCCCCTCCAGGACTGGCAGCCGAGGGccacggccagcagcagcagctctccgGCCACGGTCATCAGTCCGGCCAACATGGTCGCCAACAGCCTGAGGGACGGCTCGCACAGCTCCAGGCCTGTCAGACCAACATGACGTCAGTTCTCATTAATCTTGTCCACACTCTCTGTTTGCATGTGAACACATTCCTTTCACTGTGTGCAGATTTTTCACTGATTCAGTGGTTTGACCCTGCTTTAAAGTGGTATTTAAAACCAAATCATGGACATCCGTTTGCCTCTTGAATGAATGAGAACTCAGTCAGACATCTCAGTCAGTGCTGGATGAATGGGACACATGAAGAACATACGTTTCTTTTCTGTTGACCAAGGAAAAACACAGACAAAGTGGCTCTAAAGTCAAATCAACAGAGGTGCCTGCTTGACGCACCAAAGCACTAGAGCATTGATGAAACTATCACTCTAAGAATTTCCACTTGAGTTACACTGATCTACCATAAACTCATGATGAAACCATCATTTTTTATACAGCAGCCTCGTGGGTGTACTGAACAAAGTGCTGCAGCTGCAGAGGAGCTTTTAATTTTCCACATGTGTTTGGTCAGTAAGCCTCATTAGTGCGATGAGGAAGAGTGGAGGCACGGCTACATCCAGAGTTATTAAATTCAATCACTCTGAGATTTCACAAGCAATCACTGCAAAGAACCTGATCTAAGGTTAGCTACTGCGTTAGGGAGGAAAAATACAACCCGATCCATGCACAATGGGTACTCAACACAAGCAGGGTGCACACTTTAGATGCTGAAATACTCACGGGTGATATACAGAATAAGATAGACCCCAGCACTCGCAGCCGCCAGGCAGAAACGCATGACGATGAAGAGAGACGGGGATGGGGAGACACACACCAGCACCCCGAATATCACAGA includes:
- the slc22a17 gene encoding solute carrier family 22 member 17, which encodes MTSPDSPPLVSPSPCPAPPPSLPSSPVPSSPAPSSSSIPAPPLLPPTGEVMVLALGRKKQRVLIALSILPNLFLAFLLSSDPLITLSPHHHCHLPGPLPSPEVLNASLPWEKGQRPGDSGGPSQCKQYVNGSQSEVVDCEAGWDYNVTEGLKNNIVTEWDLVCAQYWLVPVEEVCFILGVLTGCLGLGYAADRLGRSKTLLTSLTLSVIFGVLVCVSPSPSLFIVMRFCLAAASAGVYLILYITRLELCEPSLRLLATMLAGLMTVAGELLLLAVALGCQSWRGLLGAGAAPLTLFLSYGVPGVFPESPRWLLLSERSADMSAFSERRNSNRDVRDDESFTELESEPASSSRPHLSYPELFHSRNIWKNMCVLGFTSFISHGISHCYSSFRGDVRGTAPSFYWTYLLSVCAGGGAWLLLWTTVDRFGRRGILLLSMTMTGLASLILLGLMEYLSETAITVFSVLGLFASQATASLTILFTAEVMPTVIRGSGVGIVLALGCVGRLSSPIMDLRNHYGYFLHHVVYSSLALLAVLSILLLPESKRKPLPQTLAEGEQYRRPPLGRRRRDNVPLLATPNPET